Within Suricata suricatta isolate VVHF042 chromosome 12, meerkat_22Aug2017_6uvM2_HiC, whole genome shotgun sequence, the genomic segment GTTGAAATAAGACTCCCAAGCAGCACTGAAGTTTTCTGCACTTGGTCTTTGGAATGAGAAATGATTACTTAATAGAAAACTTAAATTGAACAGCATATATAACGTCATATTGCTTTTTTAGTTGAGGAGGCAATATCTAGTGATCTGTCAAAGCAAATTTGCATTCATGAATTGTCAAAAGACCCACAACACAGCCATATCTTCTTTGAAAGTCTAAATAATCCTTTCCCTAAATGAAAAATCCTGTACTGTCAATCCTCTAAGATTGTAGTGATGAAAAGTCTCTCCAAATCTTATCACACAAATCAAACTGTTACCACTCTTAACCCTAAATTATACAAGACTCTGTATTTCAGTGTTCCACTGACTTGCAACACCAAAAaggcactatttaaaaaaaaaaaaaaaaggaaatacttcttttaaaaggCTGACCCCTTTGTAAGTACATTGATATGCAGGAAATGTTGGGAATGTTTCAAACCAAGACAGAGGACCatgtaaaagacaaaatttgtttttcatgataTCTCACCAATCTCCCATTCTGTATGTTTATAGTATAATGTGACACATCTTTAGAACTTTTTCACTAAGAAGGAAAGTAACCATCAGTAGAGCCTTTTGTGGCAGTGAGCAGGATGTTGTAAGGCAAATGTATTCACGACAAGGACACTTACCAACCAGAACCCATGTGGTCCTCCTGCCTTAATGTCCTGAATGCCAAAGAAAAGAGTATGAAAGGGCAAGGAGTCTCaattctctcccctctggcagctaCACTTATACTCTGTATGAAGAATTTTTATAAACAGGCTCCTGATCAAACAACTAGACCAAAAAGCCCCCAAGTAACAGGATTAAATGCACATCTATGGACCAGCTTATGGATCTTTTATTCTATAACACTACTGCTAACAAAGCTAACAATTTcaacttcagttaaaaaaaaaaaaaactagatataATAATGCTCTTTCTTATAAATGGACCCTCTGTTTAATTATAGGCCAAAATTTCACACAAATTTGGGACAGAACGAAATTGCCAGAACATCTGCCCATCATGGACAGGACTTCAAGTCCAGCATCTTAAACAATGATTATTACAAGTGGTTTTGGGTTTTTGATGCCATCCAAACAACATGAACAATTTTTAAACTGACTAAACTAAATCATGGCGGTCAAACCAAAAAGGCTCTGGTAGGTAGAGGACTccgtattttatttttgtggcaaAAGTACTTATTTCACACAGTTTTAAGTGTGACATTAGAAATCAAAGTTCAAGGTTATAGCACAAACCAAGTGTGGAGTTTTAtattgaaacaacaacaacaaaaacagttctGCTCATTTACAAATGAGTCAATTAGgcaaacaaaaaagcagcaaCTTCAGAAGCAGGACTGTCTATACAGCAAGAACCCTCAAGAAGCAATAAAGGTACATACAGTGAATCTGTATACAgagattttattcaattttaaaagaaaatgaggactTTAGACAAAGCTTTGACCCTATAACAAAGCAAATCTGTCCAGCTTTAAACCAAATTCCAAGAGTAGCCAACTTCTATTTTTCAGCAGCTGGCAAAAGCACCCTTAACGATCTCTAttgacatttctattttcttcatcccatatgatataaaacaaaaccaatctaGACTCCTTGATAAGCTTTATGTGGTCATTTATGTTTTACAAATGGTTTCTCTAATGGTATGCCAAAATCGTATTTGTGTTCTCTCCAGACAGCTTTACTGTAACATAACAGCAATATTTAAACTGGTAGTGAGTCTTCTGTAAACAGTCAACCAATGCTCTATGTTATGGAAACCAATCTATATGCAATTGAAACAATCCACAGGTTCTAACCTGGAAATACTAGGAAAACAATCTGGATGCATTAATCACAGCACTATGAAGATCTATCCTATAAAGAATTGATGTGAACAGCTACCCTAAGACAAGTTTTACTTTCCTTGAGCCTATAGGTCTGTCATTTAAATCAATGACAGCAGCTGTGGCTTCATCCCGAGATTCAAAGGCCACCATGGCTTCGCCTGTGGGCATAcctttttcattgtattttaaacaCACCGAGCCTGGGATCACTTGATAGccataaaagaaatctaaaatctcATCAATAGACACCGTAAAGGGCATATTCTGCACTTTAATTACTGTTGGCCCTGGTTTTCCAGAACTAGATCCAAAGCCAGGGGGTCCACCAATGTGAATTGGGCCAggaccagggccagggccaggcccaAAGGCTGGTGGCCCACTCAAATGCCCAGGGGCACTTCCAAGACCAGGAGGGCCACCTCCAAAACCTGGGGGGCCACCTAAACTACCAGGGCCATTTCCAAAATTCTGAGGGCCTCCTGCAAATCCTGGCCCGCTTAAATTATTTGGTCCACCTCCAAAACCTGGAACATCCAGTCCTAGACCAGGCAAACCACTATTTCCAACTGAAGGCATACCAGGCCTTGCATCACCAAAGGCCCCTCCTAATCCTGGAGGAGGAAGTGGTGGCCCAAAGGCATTCGACCCACCAAAATTACCAGGAAAGTTAAATGGAGGCCCATTGTTGGCCTCCTTAGATCCTACAGTCAGGAAGGCATGTTCTTCACCTCCCGCACCAGGCATTCCTCCACCGGGCATTCCGGCACCAGGCATTCCGGCACCGGGCATTCCAGCACCGGGCATTCCAGCACTGGGCATTCCAGCACCGGGCATTCCCGTACCAGGCATTCCTGCATTGGGCATTCCCGTACCAGGCATTCCTGCATTGGGTATTCCCGCACTGGGCATTCCTGCATTGGGCATTCCTGCATTGGGCATTCCCGCACTGGGCATTCCCACACTGGGCACTCCTGGAACTGCAGGATTACCTGACACGGGTATCTTTAACCCTTTTTTTCCTTGGGCAGGGGGatttttctcaatctctctcataTCTTCTAGAGTAACTACATGAACAAAAGCTTCTCTCCCATTAAGTTTTTTACGGTGTAAGCGTTCAGACTTACGTgcatcatcttcatttttaaattgaaccAATGCCTGTCCTAGACCTTGCCCATTGTTATCAACAAGAACATGTACAGCATTTTCATCCACTGGGATTCCTTCTAGGAACTGAAGAACATCCATCTTGGTAATGCTGAATGGAATATTTGTTATGTGAGCACAGACTTTGGCAGAGCTGACATCCCCTTCCGGATTTAGTATCATTTCCCTCTGGTCATAGCTGAAGTTCTGCAGTCTTTTACGAATCATATCTATTTTTTCTAGCATACCTTTCTTAGTAATTGGATGAACTTGAATAAAGCGATTGCCCATGTATTGTTTATGACGACACAGAGCAGCCTTATAGTCAGCCTCATTCCTGAATTCTACGAAGCCTTCACCAGTTGCTTTCCCATTGGGTCCATAAGCAATATAAATACTATCTTCCACAatatccaactttttaaaaaaatcaatgacatgTTTGTTTTCTGCTTCAAATGGTAGCCCTTTCAAGTAAACACAAAAACCAGCCTCATGTGGTGATCTTGACCTGGACCTTTTCTGCCCACTGGGCGACTTTGACCTGGGAAGTGTctgaggtgggggatgggtttgTCCAGAAGGTCCTATACTTTGCTTAAAAGTGATATGGCCTCCAGCAGCtacccactgtctctctgtggcAGGACTAACTTCCACATAGCGTTGAATCATcagcattctgtttcttttcaaagCTTCAAATGTATCTTGAGGGGAGAGAAACTTAACCAATCCGTTCCCATTATTTCGACCTACATGATCTTTCAACAAATGCACTGCATCAACACGGAGCCCATGGAAAAAATCTCTGACATCATTTTCCATTGCAGAAAAGGGCATACCATGCACACTGACATACAGATCATCGGGGTTGATGGGAAGTGGTTTCACACTGCTTTGAGAGTTCATCTGGATAGGGTTAACAGGATTCAATGGACCCAGAAACACAGGGTTCAGGTTATTGTTCAGATTCATAGGTGCTCCAGAGCCATTCATTCCAGCAGGTAGAGGTGCCACAGGTGGCGGGTTCAAGGGTGGCATGCCTGACATGGGTGGCAGTGGGGTCATGGGTGGCACAGAAGGGACTGGGGGGATTGGGGGCACAGGAGGCACAGGAGGCAACGTAGGTACCGGAGGAGGAACTGGTATTGGGGGAATGGACGGCATTGGTGGCAAAGATGGCATCGCTGGGATTGGAGGAATTGGTGGTGGTGGGACTGTGTTCATTGGAGACGCTGTGCTCGGAATGGTTGAGCTAAACGTTGGGCTCCCAAAAGAAGCCCCCATATTTGGAGGAGCCGTTCCTATACTGGCTGTGGAAAATGTCTGTATGTTTTTGTTGCTTTCATGAACCGATGTGGCAGCAGTAACTACACTGGGTGAAGGATTATTAAAGTTAGGTACTGTTGTAGGCAAGTTTACTCTGCCACTCATTCCTGAGCTAGGTGGTGGTCCTGATCTACTAGCATTGGCCGGTGGTATATCTAAGTTGGCAGTTTCAAAACGCCTACGACTCAGTTCAATCATATTCTGCATTTCCGTTTTACTACTCAACAAAAGTGTTACTTTTGACCCTTTAATTGTACCACCTGTGCGCATCATACCAAGCCTTGCATCTTCATCAGTGGCAAAAACGATGAAAGCCTCACCCAGTTCACCCCCTACAATATGCACGCCCCCATCAGGGATGGTCAATCCAGAGAAGAAGTGGCGAATGTCCATGGTCCCCGCCACAATTGGGAGACCTTGCAAACGGATGACCACAGCCATGCTGCGCTGAAACCACACACACCTGCAGATGAGAAAAGGCAACGGCCAGGTCAGACTCCTGTTTATCACACCAAGTTTTTAGCTACAAGAATCACCAGCTACCTTATTAGGCCCTTTAACAGTCCCTCAAACTATTACAAGCAATGTagggggtttttttaatttgaatattctAAAAACTGATT encodes:
- the CPNE1 gene encoding copine-1 isoform X3 codes for the protein MAVVIRLQGLPIVAGTMDIRHFFSGLTIPDGGVHIVGGELGEAFIVFATDEDARLGMMRTGGTIKGSKVTLLLSSKTEMQNMIELSRRRFETANLDIPPANASRSGPPPSSGMSGRVNLPTTVPNFNNPSPSVVTAATSVHESNKNIQTFSTASIGTAPPNMGASFGSPTFSSTIPSTASPMNTVPPPPIPPIPAMPSLPPMPSIPPIPVPPPVPTLPPVPPVPPIPPVPSVPPMTPLPPMSGMPPLNPPPVAPLPAGMNGSGAPMNLNNNLNPVFLGPLNPVNPIQMNSQSSVKPLPINPDDLYVSVHGMPFSAMENDVRDFFHGLRVDAVHLLKDHVGRNNGNGLVKFLSPQDTFEALKRNRMLMIQRYVEVSPATERQWVAAGGHITFKQSIGPSGQTHPPPQTLPRSKSPSGQKRSRSRSPHEAGFCVYLKGLPFEAENKHVIDFFKKLDIVEDSIYIAYGPNGKATGEGFVEFRNEADYKAALCRHKQYMGNRFIQVHPITKKGMLEKIDMIRKRLQNFSYDQREMILNPEGDVSSAKVCAHITNIPFSITKMDVLQFLEGIPVDENAVHVLVDNNGQGLGQALVQFKNEDDARKSERLHRKKLNGREAFVHVVTLEDMREIEKNPPAQGKKGLKIPVSGNPAVPGVPSVGMPSAGMPNAGMPNAGMPSAGIPNAGMPGTGMPNAGMPGTGMPGAGMPSAGMPGAGMPGAGMPGAGMPGGGMPGAGGEEHAFLTVGSKEANNGPPFNFPGNFGGSNAFGPPLPPPGLGGAFGDARPGMPSVGNSGLPGLGLDVPGFGGGPNNLSGPGFAGGPQNFGNGPGSLGGPPGFGGGPPGLGSAPGHLSGPPAFGPGPGPGPGPIHIGGPPGFGSSSGKPGPTVIKVQNMPFTVSIDEILDFFYGYQVIPGSVCLKYNEKGMPTGEAMVAFESRDEATAAVIDLNDRPIGSRKVKLMAHCVTLVQLSISCDHLIDKDIGSKSDPLCVLLQDVGGGNWAELGRTERVRNCSNPEFSKTLRLEYHFETVQKLRFGIYDIDNKTPELGDDDFLGGAECSLGQIVSSQIITLPLMLKPGKPAGRGTITVSAQEMKDNRVVTMEVEARNLDKKDFLGKSDPFLEFFRQGDGKWHLAYRSEVIKNNLNPTWKRFSVSLQHFCGGDPSTPIQVRCSDYDSDGSHDLIGTFYTSLAQLQAVPAEFECIHPEKQQKKKSYKNSGTVCVKVCQVETQYSFLDYVMGGCQINFTVGIDFTGSNGDPSSPDSLHYLSPTGVNEYLTALWSVGSVIQDYDSDKLFPAFGFGAQVPPDWQVSHEFALNFNSNNPYCTGIQGIVDAYRQALPQVRLYGPTNFAPIINHVARFATQAAHQRTASQYFVLLLLTDGAVTDVEATREAVVRASHLPMSVIIVGVGGADFEAMEQLDADGGPLHTRSGEAAARDIVQFVPYRRFQNAPQEALAQTVLAEVPTQLVSYFKAQGWAPFKPLPPPAKGPAQTPQV
- the CPNE1 gene encoding copine-1 isoform X1 yields the protein MAVVIRLQGLPIVAGTMDIRHFFSGLTIPDGGVHIVGGELGEAFIVFATDEDARLGMMRTGGTIKGSKVTLLLSSKTEMQNMIELSRRRFETANLDIPPANASRSGPPPSSGMSGRVNLPTTVPNFNNPSPSVVTAATSVHESNKNIQTFSTASIGTAPPNMGASFGSPTFSSTIPSTASPMNTVPPPPIPPIPAMPSLPPMPSIPPIPVPPPVPTLPPVPPVPPIPPVPSVPPMTPLPPMSGMPPLNPPPVAPLPAGMNGSGAPMNLNNNLNPVFLGPLNPVNPIQMNSQSSVKPLPINPDDLYVSVHGMPFSAMENDVRDFFHGLRVDAVHLLKDHVGRNNGNGLVKFLSPQDTFEALKRNRMLMIQRYVEVSPATERQWVAAGGHITFKQSIGPSGQTHPPPQTLPRSKSPSGQKRSRSRSPHEAGFCVYLKGLPFEAENKHVIDFFKKLDIVEDSIYIAYGPNGKATGEGFVEFRNEADYKAALCRHKQYMGNRFIQVHPITKKGMLEKIDMIRKRLQNFSYDQREMILNPEGDVSSAKVCAHITNIPFSITKMDVLQFLEGIPVDENAVHVLVDNNGQGLGQALVQFKNEDDARKSERLHRKKLNGREAFVHVVTLEDMREIEKNPPAQGKKGLKIPVSGNPAVPGVPSVGMPSAGMPNAGMPNAGMPSAGIPNAGMPGTGMPNAGMPGTGMPGAGMPSAGMPGAGMPGAGMPGAGMPGGGMPGAGGEEHAFLTVGSKEANNGPPFNFPGNFGGSNAFGPPLPPPGLGGAFGDARPGMPSVGNSGLPGLGLDVPGFGGGPNNLSGPGFAGGPQNFGNGPGSLGGPPGFGGGPPGLGSAPGHLSGPPAFGPGPGPGPGPIHIGGPPGFGSSSGKPGPTVIKVQNMPFTVSIDEILDFFYGYQVIPGSVCLKYNEKGMPTGEAMVAFESRDEATAAVIDLNDRPIGSRKVKLVLG